In uncultured Cohaesibacter sp., a genomic segment contains:
- a CDS encoding polyprenyl synthetase family protein — MSVVPPLNEANKSQASIQPLIDLVKQDMGRVNDLILEKAGSDVEMIPEVAKHLIDSGGKRLRPMLTLAAANMCGYEDPSAAGHVKLAMAVEFMHTATLLHDDVVDESDMRRGKLAARMLWGNQASVLVGDFLLGQAFRVMVDVGSIRALDVLSTAACVIAEGEVLQLSVAQNMKTSVAEYMQVIRSKTAALFAAACEVGPIIAGSDETRITALRDYGMELGNAFQLIDDALDYGGSAAALGKNVGDDFREGKITLPVILAYERGSAEDKAFWKRVMEERKDVTDGALDYAMGLLVKTNALEDTLKQARTHGATAIASLDVFEDSPYKAALIDAVEFCIARGH, encoded by the coding sequence GTGAGCGTTGTCCCTCCTCTCAATGAGGCAAACAAGTCCCAGGCCAGCATTCAACCCCTCATCGACCTCGTCAAACAGGACATGGGCCGGGTGAATGATCTTATTCTCGAGAAGGCTGGTTCGGACGTCGAGATGATTCCGGAAGTGGCCAAGCACCTGATTGATTCAGGTGGCAAGCGCCTGCGCCCGATGCTGACGCTGGCCGCCGCCAACATGTGCGGCTATGAAGACCCATCCGCAGCCGGGCACGTCAAGCTGGCTATGGCTGTGGAATTCATGCATACGGCCACCCTGCTGCATGACGATGTGGTCGACGAGAGCGACATGCGTCGCGGCAAGCTCGCCGCCCGCATGCTCTGGGGTAACCAGGCCAGCGTTCTGGTTGGCGACTTCCTGCTCGGGCAGGCTTTCCGCGTGATGGTTGATGTCGGCTCGATCCGGGCTCTTGATGTGCTCTCGACCGCCGCCTGTGTCATTGCCGAAGGCGAGGTGTTGCAGCTTTCTGTCGCTCAAAACATGAAGACCTCGGTCGCTGAATACATGCAGGTCATCCGCTCCAAGACGGCGGCCCTGTTCGCTGCGGCCTGCGAGGTCGGCCCGATCATCGCGGGCAGCGACGAGACCCGGATTACGGCGCTGCGCGACTATGGCATGGAACTGGGCAATGCCTTCCAGCTGATTGACGATGCCCTCGATTATGGCGGCTCGGCAGCGGCACTGGGCAAGAATGTCGGCGACGATTTCCGCGAAGGCAAGATCACCCTGCCGGTGATCCTGGCCTATGAACGGGGCTCGGCCGAGGACAAGGCCTTCTGGAAGCGGGTCATGGAAGAACGCAAGGATGTCACCGACGGTGCGCTTGATTATGCCATGGGGCTGCTGGTCAAGACCAATGCACTTGAAGACACTTTGAAACAGGCCCGAACCCATGGTGCGACTGCCATTGCTTCGCTCGATGTGTTCGAGGACAGCCCCTACAAGGCGGCGCTCATTGATGCAGTGGAATTCTGCATCGCCCGCGGGCACTGA
- a CDS encoding tetratricopeptide repeat protein, whose translation MFRQHLLTGVVGFALLMGPATLAGAQTEAPDIPEETVVDALADIPTTLTGTYLSALLAQDEDDLELAAHFYAQALEKDPENPLLLERNFALTLAVGDHERAFALADKMAAQSSHKAGASKEAEDSKADEDDSAVDAEGLDGRIAPMVHMALGVKALKGRNYSSATIQFKSGMDVIQNNPAPLLSRAPLRRNLNDPRLLSASAQYGPFALISQTVLDAWAVIGQDKTKLDDVISLLKADDDSEVNQFFFSLHAGLIAAYAKDYTKAATLLQQSLDADPNSLATATALVNNLLKAGNEKRASEVIDTFAASAADTEEKEWLQQSFSAMKPIANSIRTPQDGAAEFFSTLGNALTEEGAIEGGALYLQFADYLRPDNDYTEFSLARLFERINKNEVALAHYDSIKPDSAVYRKAQRRAAFVEARLDHPDEAIKRMKTLLEGNYSDLETVSVLSRIYQSEQRYKETVDTLSRGINSIRTKRDIHWSLYFLRGSAYDQLKDWPNTEKDMLSALKLFPNQPTVLNYLGYSWVDRGIHLDKAIEMIRQAVALRPFDGFFVDSLGWAHYRLKQYEEAVNFLERAVELRPEDPTITDHLGDAYWRVGRKNEATFQWQRVKTMQPDDKLMQSVDDKIAKGLTD comes from the coding sequence ATGTTTAGACAACACCTCCTGACCGGCGTCGTAGGATTTGCCTTGTTGATGGGACCGGCAACGCTTGCCGGCGCTCAGACAGAAGCCCCCGATATCCCGGAGGAAACGGTGGTGGACGCGCTCGCGGACATCCCAACGACCCTCACCGGCACGTATCTTTCCGCCCTGCTCGCCCAGGATGAGGACGACCTCGAACTGGCCGCCCATTTCTATGCGCAAGCGCTGGAGAAGGATCCAGAGAATCCCCTGCTGCTGGAGCGCAATTTCGCCCTGACGCTGGCGGTGGGTGATCACGAACGCGCCTTTGCACTGGCCGACAAGATGGCAGCCCAGAGCAGCCACAAGGCAGGCGCCAGCAAGGAGGCCGAAGACAGCAAGGCGGACGAAGATGATTCGGCGGTGGATGCCGAAGGACTTGATGGGCGGATCGCCCCGATGGTGCATATGGCCCTCGGCGTCAAGGCTCTGAAGGGCCGGAACTATTCGAGCGCAACCATCCAGTTCAAGAGTGGCATGGACGTAATCCAGAACAATCCTGCACCGCTTCTCTCCCGTGCACCGCTGCGTCGCAATCTCAACGATCCACGTCTGCTCAGTGCCTCGGCGCAGTATGGGCCGTTCGCGCTGATTTCCCAAACCGTTCTGGATGCATGGGCGGTGATCGGGCAGGACAAAACCAAGCTAGACGACGTGATCAGCCTGCTCAAGGCAGATGATGACAGCGAGGTCAACCAATTCTTCTTTTCGCTTCACGCCGGGCTGATTGCGGCCTACGCCAAGGATTACACCAAGGCAGCGACCTTGTTGCAGCAGAGCCTTGATGCGGATCCCAATTCGCTGGCAACGGCGACGGCGCTGGTCAACAACCTTTTGAAGGCCGGCAACGAAAAGCGCGCCAGCGAAGTCATCGACACCTTTGCGGCCAGTGCTGCCGACACCGAGGAAAAGGAATGGCTGCAGCAGTCCTTCAGCGCCATGAAGCCGATTGCCAATTCCATTCGTACGCCGCAAGACGGAGCTGCCGAGTTCTTCTCCACTCTGGGCAACGCGCTGACGGAAGAAGGCGCCATCGAAGGCGGGGCGCTCTATCTGCAATTTGCCGACTATCTACGACCGGATAACGATTATACCGAGTTTTCTCTTGCCCGCCTGTTCGAGCGCATCAACAAGAATGAAGTGGCTCTTGCGCATTATGATTCCATCAAGCCAGACAGCGCGGTCTATCGCAAGGCTCAGCGGCGAGCAGCCTTTGTCGAGGCGAGGCTCGATCATCCGGATGAAGCCATCAAGCGGATGAAGACCCTGCTGGAAGGCAATTACTCCGATCTCGAGACAGTGTCCGTTCTCTCGCGCATCTACCAGTCAGAACAGCGCTACAAGGAAACGGTCGATACTCTCAGCCGCGGCATCAACAGCATTCGTACCAAGCGCGATATTCACTGGTCGCTCTATTTCCTGCGTGGTTCTGCCTATGACCAGCTCAAGGACTGGCCAAACACGGAAAAAGACATGCTGTCCGCTCTCAAGCTGTTCCCTAACCAGCCGACAGTGCTGAACTATCTGGGCTATAGCTGGGTGGATCGCGGCATCCATCTGGACAAGGCCATCGAAATGATCCGGCAGGCGGTGGCACTGAGGCCATTCGACGGCTTCTTTGTCGATTCTCTTGGCTGGGCCCACTATCGCCTCAAGCAATATGAGGAAGCGGTTAACTTCCTTGAACGGGCCGTTGAACTGCGCCCCGAGGATCCGACCATCACCGATCATCTGGGCGATGCCTATTGGCGCGTTGGCCGCAAGAACGAGGCCACCTTCCAGTGGCAACGGGTCAAGACCATGCAGCCGGACGACAAGCTGATGCAATCGGTCGATGACAAGATTGCCAAGGGCCTCACGGACTGA
- a CDS encoding 4-(cytidine 5'-diphospho)-2-C-methyl-D-erythritol kinase — protein sequence MTKPSQDPDILTLAAPAKINLALHITGQRDDGYHLLESLVVFGGAADRIQFKPSKHLHLSVNGPFADSLRQEPDNLMVRAARLLATELNCAVAADMTLEKFLPISAGVGGGSSDAAATLLGLLRLWQRTINDDKLRTIALKLGADVPMCLEGSCLIARGIGDELSSGPRLPKDLGMVLVNPRVPISTPNIFRRLKNRSNPPMGPVPSAFLSAMALADWLDNQRNDLEMAAIEQAPVIETVLQALEDDGDCLFARMSGSGATCFALFATVKHAEYAARRMAFTHPNWWVSHGGVQ from the coding sequence ATGACGAAACCGTCACAGGATCCAGACATTCTCACCTTGGCTGCACCAGCCAAGATCAATCTTGCCTTGCATATCACGGGGCAGAGAGACGACGGATATCATCTTCTGGAATCGCTGGTGGTATTCGGCGGTGCGGCTGATCGCATCCAGTTCAAGCCCTCCAAGCATCTGCATCTATCGGTCAATGGCCCGTTTGCCGACAGCTTGCGGCAGGAGCCGGACAATCTGATGGTCCGCGCGGCGCGGCTCCTGGCAACAGAACTCAATTGCGCCGTCGCGGCAGACATGACGCTGGAAAAATTCCTGCCCATCTCCGCTGGCGTTGGCGGCGGGTCTTCCGATGCGGCGGCAACCCTGCTCGGCCTGCTGCGTCTCTGGCAGCGGACCATCAACGACGACAAGCTGCGCACCATAGCGCTCAAGCTCGGAGCCGACGTGCCCATGTGCCTTGAAGGCTCCTGCCTGATTGCGCGAGGCATCGGCGACGAGCTGTCCTCCGGCCCCCGGTTGCCCAAGGATCTGGGCATGGTGCTGGTCAACCCGCGTGTGCCGATTTCGACACCGAATATCTTCCGTCGCCTCAAGAACCGTAGCAATCCCCCAATGGGCCCGGTGCCCTCGGCCTTCCTCTCGGCCATGGCACTGGCAGACTGGCTCGACAACCAGCGTAATGATCTGGAAATGGCCGCCATCGAACAGGCGCCGGTGATTGAAACTGTGCTGCAAGCGCTGGAAGATGATGGTGATTGCCTGTTTGCCCGCATGTCCGGTTCGGGCGCAACCTGCTTTGCGCTGTTCGCCACGGTCAAACATGCGGAGTATGCTGCGCGACGCATGGCCTTCACCCACCCCAACTGGTGGGTCAGCCACGGCGGCGTTCAATAG
- a CDS encoding DUF3422 domain-containing protein — protein sequence MADSQTRLAKARLNHSMRAPMIREMHARPFLELDAPSRLAFIALKPEEDGLHTAELARDQLGAFLEGFGAPQPEEGAVYHIADLDGMILKWENHTEFATYTLYTYAPRPEKLEPDSFATDLHDCFTIDWLEAFPGRIVSSVSARIESVPDLKGIEEQMSGVVRDWFGSPFSFAAAYISDGDAAIAADFDLDNRGQIRLAVLACRDVSASRLGRVIQRFLEVETYRAMSMLTLPVARQVLGSVRDLNIKLSETVARIGDEQESDKVVLDKLLGISADLSMLSTSSSSRFNAGRAYEELVMQRIGLLREQRILERQLFSEFMKRRYQPSMRTCRSAQSQLDDLTFRAAHASELLGTRVQVTTTDQNRQLLAQMDRRAALQIRLQETVEGLSVVAISYYAVNLLSYLLAPAAKIVHLDKSSLSAALVVPVVGFIWFSMHKVKQRLIHKTGSKDH from the coding sequence GTGGCCGATAGCCAAACCAGACTAGCCAAGGCACGCCTCAATCATTCGATGCGGGCACCGATGATCCGCGAGATGCATGCGCGACCCTTCCTTGAGCTTGACGCACCAAGCCGCCTGGCCTTCATCGCTCTCAAGCCTGAAGAAGACGGGCTGCATACCGCTGAGCTGGCCCGCGATCAACTGGGGGCCTTTCTGGAGGGCTTCGGTGCACCGCAGCCCGAGGAGGGAGCTGTCTATCACATCGCCGACCTCGACGGCATGATTCTCAAGTGGGAGAACCATACCGAATTTGCTACCTACACCCTTTATACCTACGCTCCGCGCCCGGAAAAACTGGAGCCGGACAGCTTCGCCACGGACCTGCACGACTGCTTCACCATCGATTGGCTGGAGGCTTTCCCCGGTCGGATCGTTTCGTCGGTCTCCGCCCGTATCGAGAGCGTGCCTGATCTCAAGGGTATCGAGGAGCAGATGTCCGGCGTGGTCCGCGACTGGTTCGGTTCGCCATTCAGTTTTGCTGCCGCCTATATCAGCGACGGCGATGCCGCCATTGCCGCCGACTTCGATCTCGATAACCGCGGACAGATTCGCCTTGCCGTGCTGGCCTGTCGCGATGTCAGCGCCAGCCGTCTGGGGCGAGTCATTCAGCGCTTCCTTGAGGTCGAAACCTACCGGGCGATGTCAATGCTGACCCTGCCGGTGGCGCGGCAGGTTTTGGGCAGCGTTCGGGACTTGAACATCAAGCTCAGCGAGACCGTGGCAAGGATCGGCGACGAGCAGGAAAGCGACAAGGTGGTGCTGGACAAGCTGCTTGGCATTTCGGCCGATCTTTCGATGCTGTCAACCAGCAGCTCCTCGCGGTTCAATGCCGGCCGCGCCTACGAGGAACTGGTTATGCAGCGCATTGGTCTGTTGCGCGAGCAACGCATTCTCGAGCGGCAGCTATTCTCCGAATTCATGAAGCGGCGCTATCAGCCCAGCATGCGCACCTGTCGCTCGGCGCAAAGCCAGCTTGATGATCTCACGTTCCGCGCCGCTCATGCCTCGGAGCTGCTGGGGACACGGGTTCAGGTGACAACAACTGATCAGAACCGGCAGTTGCTGGCCCAGATGGACCGCCGCGCTGCGCTGCAGATCCGGTTGCAGGAAACCGTCGAAGGGCTTTCGGTGGTGGCGATCTCCTATTATGCGGTCAACCTGCTGAGCTACCTGCTGGCACCGGCGGCAAAGATCGTCCATCTCGACAAGAGCTCGCTGTCCGCCGCGCTTGTCGTGCCGGTGGTCGGCTTCATCTGGTTTTCCATGCACAAGGTCAAACAACGCCTGATCCACAAGACCGGCTCAAAGGATCACTGA
- a CDS encoding arsenate reductase ArsC encodes MQNVLFLCTGNSSRSIMAEAILGRVGQGRFRAFSAGSLTVSQPNPWAIQLLEKFGYQICRLRSKNWSDFNQPGSPKMDHIITVCDHAAGESCPIWPGNPAIAHWGIADPAVEVGDDKDMQLAFLTAYAQLSDRIGRFVSLPIESMGKEELRAAMREIACYSGNTEDRD; translated from the coding sequence ATGCAGAATGTCCTTTTCCTTTGTACCGGCAATTCATCTCGATCCATCATGGCCGAAGCCATATTGGGCCGTGTCGGACAGGGACGCTTCAGGGCCTTTTCTGCCGGGAGCCTGACGGTAAGCCAGCCGAACCCCTGGGCCATCCAGCTGCTGGAAAAATTCGGCTATCAAATCTGCCGCCTGCGTTCCAAGAACTGGAGCGATTTCAACCAGCCGGGTAGCCCGAAAATGGATCACATCATCACCGTCTGCGATCATGCCGCTGGCGAAAGCTGCCCGATCTGGCCGGGCAATCCTGCCATTGCTCACTGGGGCATCGCCGATCCTGCTGTCGAGGTGGGGGATGACAAGGACATGCAGTTGGCTTTCCTGACGGCCTATGCCCAACTGTCCGATCGCATCGGGCGATTTGTGTCCCTGCCGATCGAGAGCATGGGCAAGGAAGAATTGCGCGCCGCGATGCGGGAAATCGCCTGCTATTCGGGCAATACCGAAGACCGGGACTAG